One genomic window of Mucilaginibacter sp. SJ includes the following:
- a CDS encoding Ig-like domain-containing protein produces the protein MLNTKTAIFYKNSILIFIVLFIFGCAAQQPPQGGPRDQTPPKLVKAIPGNKTRNFAAKQIDLEFDEFIKLTNAYQEISMSPAMEKQPEYSSNKRKLKIEFKDSLQKNTTYVINFGKSIQDVNESNILKNFTYVFSTGNHIDSLSITGSVTNTLTQEKEKDVLVFIFPVKQDTLFGKKKPSIFALTDSSGNFALNNLREDDYRIYALKEASPDKIFNRDEELIAFLKKPIHLRADTSNVQLNLFKQDPEKFRVSEKRFDTDGKLLLVFNKGLTQPAIKVIYPANVDDRKQVSFSRTKDTASVYLRNMNFDSLRVAIFDKGKPIDTIYQLKRKNESFTRVVTTSYNMGNDSKLKPGGNLVITASIPIENFDQSQITLNEDSVATSDYTIQKDTGNYKLLNLKYRWRETSKYELILNEGALTDIYGDKNKRLSKKFQINKLDNYSQLTVKLTVPDTAKAYVVELLSEDKKLIQSDPITKNTSLVYKGILAAKYYVRIIYDENKNGKWDSGNVRLKRQPENIWLNEKLITLRPNWEAEEPVTIPKEKVTP, from the coding sequence ATGTTAAACACAAAAACGGCTATTTTTTACAAAAATTCAATACTGATTTTTATTGTTTTATTCATTTTTGGATGCGCAGCCCAACAACCTCCGCAAGGAGGGCCGCGCGACCAGACCCCGCCCAAATTGGTGAAGGCAATTCCCGGAAATAAAACCCGGAATTTTGCTGCCAAACAAATCGACCTGGAATTTGACGAATTCATCAAACTCACTAACGCTTACCAGGAAATCAGCATGAGCCCGGCCATGGAAAAGCAACCCGAGTATTCATCAAACAAAAGGAAACTAAAAATTGAGTTTAAGGACAGCCTTCAAAAAAATACTACCTACGTTATCAACTTTGGAAAGTCAATACAAGATGTAAATGAAAGTAACATCCTTAAAAATTTCACTTATGTTTTTTCGACAGGTAACCATATCGACTCCTTGAGCATCACCGGTTCGGTAACTAATACCCTCACCCAGGAAAAAGAGAAAGATGTACTGGTATTTATTTTCCCGGTGAAGCAGGACACACTCTTCGGAAAAAAGAAGCCGTCTATTTTTGCCCTCACCGATTCGTCAGGAAATTTCGCTTTGAATAATTTAAGGGAAGATGACTATCGCATCTATGCCTTAAAAGAAGCAAGTCCCGATAAAATTTTTAACCGCGATGAAGAGTTGATCGCCTTCCTGAAAAAACCCATTCATCTCCGGGCGGATACTTCTAATGTCCAGCTAAACTTATTCAAGCAAGATCCTGAAAAATTCAGGGTATCCGAAAAACGTTTTGATACTGATGGTAAGTTATTACTGGTATTTAACAAGGGGCTAACACAGCCGGCCATTAAAGTGATTTATCCTGCCAATGTGGATGATAGAAAACAGGTATCGTTTTCACGTACAAAAGATACAGCATCTGTTTATCTGCGTAATATGAACTTCGACTCGCTGCGTGTGGCCATATTTGACAAAGGCAAGCCTATAGATACCATCTATCAGCTTAAACGTAAAAATGAAAGCTTTACACGTGTTGTAACAACAAGCTATAACATGGGTAATGACAGTAAATTAAAACCCGGCGGCAATTTAGTGATCACGGCAAGCATCCCTATCGAAAACTTTGACCAATCGCAAATTACCTTAAACGAAGATTCTGTAGCTACAAGTGATTACACCATCCAAAAAGATACAGGCAACTATAAACTGCTAAATTTAAAATACCGATGGCGGGAAACCAGTAAATATGAGCTCATACTCAATGAAGGTGCATTGACGGATATTTACGGTGATAAAAACAAACGCCTGTCTAAAAAATTCCAGATCAATAAGCTGGATAATTATAGCCAGCTCACGGTAAAACTAACTGTGCCCGATACCGCCAAAGCCTATGTGGTTGAGTTATTAAGTGAAGACAAAAAATTAATTCAAAGCGACCCTATTACCAAAAATACCTCATTGGTATATAAAGGGATCCTGGCCGCTAAATACTATGTTAGGATCATTTACGACGAAAATAAAAACGGCAAATGGGATAGCGGTAATGTAAGGTTGAAGCGACAACCCGAAAATATCTGGCTAAATGAAAAGCTCATCACCCTGAGGCCAAACTGGGAAGCGGAGGAACCGGTGACTATTCCAAAAGAAAAGGTTACTCCTTAA
- a CDS encoding gamma carbonic anhydrase family protein → MPVILPVKDKSPVWGKDCFIAENCTIVGDVVMGDNCSVWFNAVIRGDVHYIKIGNNTNIQDGAVIHATYLKAPTNIGNSVSIGHKALVHGCTLYDHTLVGMGAIVMDHAVVNEFVIIAAGAVVLENTICESGYLYAGVPAKKIKPLTDEQRAMLKQLPQNYIMYSGWFKE, encoded by the coding sequence ATGCCTGTAATACTACCTGTAAAAGATAAAAGCCCTGTTTGGGGTAAGGATTGTTTTATTGCCGAAAACTGTACTATAGTGGGGGATGTGGTGATGGGTGATAATTGCTCGGTTTGGTTTAATGCGGTTATCAGGGGGGATGTGCATTACATCAAAATTGGCAATAATACCAATATCCAGGATGGTGCTGTGATCCATGCTACTTATTTAAAAGCGCCTACCAACATAGGTAATAGTGTTTCTATTGGGCATAAGGCGCTTGTACACGGCTGTACTTTGTATGATCATACGTTGGTAGGTATGGGCGCTATTGTGATGGATCACGCGGTTGTAAATGAGTTTGTGATCATTGCTGCAGGCGCTGTAGTGCTGGAAAACACCATATGCGAATCTGGATATCTATATGCCGGTGTCCCCGCAAAAAAAATAAAGCCCCTTACTGATGAGCAAAGGGCTATGTTGAAGCAACTGCCTCAAAATTATATCATGTATTCGGGCTGGTTTAAGGAGTAA
- the nadB gene encoding L-aspartate oxidase, which translates to MTRNVDFLVVGSGIAGLSFALKAAKHGKVLIVTKSNEDESNTKYAQGGVAVVVDKKEDSFEKHIQDTLISGDGLCDREVVEAVVKEGPERINEIIDYGTNFDKTNEGVYDLAKEGGHSEFRVLHYKDVTGWEIERSLLEEIHKNPNIEILTHYFAVDLITQHHLGELVGKSSTDITCFGIYAFNTETKIVEKILSKVTVMAAGGAGHIYAVTTNPTIATGDGIAMVYRAKGKVRNMEFMQFHPTALYNPGEYPSFLISEAVRGFGGVLKRTNGEEFMHEYDERKSLAPRDITARAIDAEIKKSGEDFVYLDVRHRSKKDILNHFPNIYAKCLEIGIDMTKDMIPVAPACHYMCGGILVDHVGQSSILRLYACGECSSTGLHGANRLASNSLLEALVFAHRIYEDAIKNFKNNVIPDDIPDWDEKGVQLSNEDILVTHNVREMQKLMNDYVGIVRSDFRLDRALRRLKLLYEETEDFYKKTKLSVKLCELRNLIQVSFIVVKSAMLRRESRGLHYTTDYPDHAAEVKDTVF; encoded by the coding sequence ATGACCCGAAATGTTGATTTCCTTGTAGTGGGTTCAGGGATAGCCGGATTAAGTTTTGCGCTCAAAGCCGCGAAGCACGGTAAGGTACTGATAGTTACAAAATCTAACGAAGACGAATCCAACACCAAATATGCCCAGGGGGGCGTTGCGGTGGTTGTGGATAAAAAAGAAGATTCTTTTGAAAAGCATATCCAGGATACCTTAATAAGTGGAGACGGACTTTGCGACCGCGAAGTTGTTGAAGCCGTTGTTAAAGAGGGACCCGAGCGGATCAATGAGATTATTGATTACGGAACCAATTTCGATAAGACAAACGAGGGTGTTTATGACCTTGCTAAAGAGGGGGGACACTCCGAGTTTCGTGTGTTACATTACAAAGATGTAACTGGCTGGGAGATAGAGCGTTCACTTTTAGAGGAAATTCATAAAAACCCTAATATTGAGATACTTACACATTATTTTGCGGTTGATTTAATTACGCAGCACCATTTGGGCGAGTTGGTAGGTAAATCAAGTACTGATATCACCTGTTTCGGGATTTACGCATTTAATACCGAAACCAAGATCGTCGAAAAGATCTTATCTAAAGTTACGGTAATGGCTGCTGGTGGTGCCGGACATATTTATGCGGTTACCACAAATCCAACCATCGCTACCGGTGATGGTATTGCTATGGTTTATCGTGCTAAGGGTAAAGTACGTAATATGGAGTTTATGCAATTCCATCCAACAGCTTTGTATAATCCGGGCGAATATCCTTCTTTTCTGATATCTGAGGCTGTACGCGGTTTTGGCGGCGTGTTAAAGCGCACTAACGGCGAAGAATTTATGCACGAGTATGATGAGCGTAAATCTTTGGCACCCCGTGATATAACGGCAAGGGCTATTGATGCCGAGATCAAAAAATCGGGTGAAGACTTTGTTTATTTAGATGTAAGGCATCGCAGTAAAAAAGATATCCTGAACCATTTCCCTAATATTTATGCTAAATGCCTGGAAATTGGTATTGATATGACCAAAGATATGATCCCCGTTGCGCCGGCCTGCCATTATATGTGCGGTGGTATTTTGGTTGATCATGTTGGCCAGTCGTCTATATTAAGGTTGTATGCCTGCGGCGAATGTTCGTCAACAGGTCTGCATGGCGCTAATCGTTTGGCTTCAAATTCGTTATTGGAGGCGTTGGTTTTTGCACACAGGATCTACGAGGACGCAATTAAGAATTTTAAAAATAATGTAATCCCCGATGATATCCCGGATTGGGATGAGAAGGGCGTGCAGCTGTCAAACGAAGATATCCTGGTTACCCACAACGTACGCGAAATGCAGAAGCTGATGAATGATTATGTGGGTATCGTTCGTTCGGATTTCAGGCTGGATAGGGCCTTACGCAGGTTGAAATTATTATATGAAGAGACTGAAGATTTCTATAAGAAAACAAAGCTTTCCGTAAAACTTTGCGAACTGCGCAACCTGATACAGGTATCGTTTATCGTCGTAAAATCGGCTATGTTGCGTAGGGAAAGCAGGGGATTACATTATACTACTGACTATCCTGATCATGCCGCAGAGGTAAAGGATACTGTGTTTTAG
- the nadA gene encoding quinolinate synthase NadA gives MNTFEEINLKGYVDEEINPTLDLFAEIEKLKEQKNAVILAHYYQDGDIQDIADYIGDSLGLSQQAAKTDANIIVFAGVHFMAETAKILSPTKKVLLPDMKAGCSLADSCPPHLFKKFKENYPDHLVITYVNCTAELKALTDIVCTSSNAVQIVESLPKDQKIIFGPDKNLGAYVAKKTGRDLVLWNGACMVHEIFSREKITKLKERHPGAKLLAHPECEDVILEMADYVGSTTGILKYAGSHQDKEFIVATESGILHQMQKENPDKIFIPAPPNNNCACNDCPHMKRNTLEKLYLCLKNETPEVTVPQHIIEKAVKPIERMLEISAQLGL, from the coding sequence ATGAATACCTTCGAAGAAATAAATCTGAAAGGATACGTGGATGAAGAAATTAATCCGACGCTTGACCTTTTCGCCGAAATTGAAAAATTAAAAGAGCAAAAAAATGCGGTGATCCTGGCGCACTATTACCAGGATGGCGATATCCAGGATATTGCCGATTACATTGGCGATAGTTTGGGATTATCTCAACAAGCCGCCAAAACGGATGCCAATATCATTGTTTTTGCAGGTGTACATTTCATGGCCGAAACTGCCAAGATTCTGTCGCCAACCAAGAAGGTTTTACTGCCGGATATGAAGGCAGGTTGTTCATTAGCAGATAGTTGTCCGCCACACTTGTTTAAAAAGTTTAAGGAAAACTATCCCGATCACCTGGTGATCACTTATGTAAACTGTACGGCCGAACTGAAAGCTTTAACCGACATTGTTTGTACATCAAGCAACGCTGTGCAGATTGTAGAGAGCTTACCGAAGGATCAGAAGATCATTTTCGGACCTGATAAAAACCTTGGCGCGTACGTAGCCAAAAAAACCGGTCGCGACCTGGTATTGTGGAATGGGGCCTGTATGGTTCACGAGATATTTTCGAGAGAGAAGATCACTAAACTGAAAGAACGCCACCCGGGTGCAAAGCTGTTGGCACATCCTGAATGTGAGGACGTTATACTGGAAATGGCTGATTATGTTGGTTCAACAACCGGAATTTTAAAATATGCCGGCAGCCACCAGGACAAGGAATTTATAGTAGCGACAGAATCGGGCATTTTACACCAGATGCAAAAGGAAAACCCGGATAAAATATTTATTCCGGCACCGCCAAATAACAACTGCGCATGCAACGATTGCCCGCATATGAAGCGTAACACACTGGAAAAGTTATACCTGTGTTTAAAAAATGAAACGCCTGAGGTAACTGTACCACAGCATATCATTGAA